The genomic stretch aaaaattactacAATTAAAATGGTCCTTtacttttaaaaatacaaattagcgCCAAAAATAATGTCTTTAACCAATCGTTTTTTTTGTACGTATAACTTAGATACTATACATGCATTCAACTcgtcaatttccataaatatctctTTTAAAATCCAATCAAACAACAACGCCCCACAAAGTAGATTCTGCCTAAAATATTTTTGCAATAACATATTAACATTTGCATTGTGTTAGAAACTTAGAATTACTACATAAGATTCCACTTTTAGTCAAGCAGTCAACGCTAGTAGCTCAACTGCTTATTTCTTGAAGTTCGGTAAGCAATATATATTGATGGCTATTTCCCATAAAAGGCAATAGATTATTCCACTTAGGCAATAGTTAATACTGTTTGTTTAACCATAAACAGCAAGTATGTAAATTATTTGTtcatatattatactcccttaagcattaaaatattaaatatcacAAATGACAAGTATACAATTAATTTGGAAAACCATATAAGTTCTCGTAGGGTTATAGTTGCAAATTAAGAAGTGAGGAATAGTTTGAATCTTTTCGAGTCTTCTAGATACTCCTTTTGTCCATGACTAGGATCATCCTATTTTTTTgatacaagttttaagaaatgtaaattgAAATATTGTTGGTTGTCAATTTTTTGACAGAACCATTAAATATAGACTAAAATATAGTACTTCAGAATCAAAACTATCATACTTAATGCGTAAGATCAAAAAGTTTTTTTTGCCAAATATTGATAATCAATTTTGAACTTTAGTCAAAAGTTAATGAAGTATAAGTTCTATTTTTGTATATTAGGTTTATAACGAAATAGTGAGtcaagtgagttagtggaatgtagagcTTAACTGCATTAATAAAAGCATAAATGAAACTTTTATTGGTAGATATATCGAAATGACAAAAGGTGACTCTCGTATATTCGGACAGAGGGTTCGTGTCATGATTAATAAAACAAGGCAAAATATGAATATGACAAGAAAGGTAAATACTCATATCTTTGCTCAAAGAAACCCTCGAAAACGTAATGCGATTGCCCATGCAAATCTCTATTGCCCTAAATGATGAagtaaaatttaaggaatctcCACATCGAGTTCAAGAAATCCACAGTGACAAGTCACGTGCTCACGTCTTGGATAAAAGAATGATGCAAGGAATAGAAGAATGGAATAGAATAGAAGCTCAATTTTGTATGGATCCAATGATATCAGCAAACCATTATTTAATCGACTCATTAAATTCTTGCAATATCTATAACCATATGTATGCATGTCTACCAAGATATTCAAACACAACACATTCATACCAACATTAAACAACTAGTACATAGAAGGGTGCTTTGTCTCCTAGTCTTTGATTTTAGTATGTGAAAGAAAATACAAAAACCATATCCCCACACACAAATCAATCTTGTATTCTCATAGAGATCACAAATTTGGATCTCTATGAGTTCAAATACAAGTCCATGCCCTTGACTAAGGTTCTTCTATAATTGTTTTTAAGAACACCACCTCTTTCTTCAAACTAATTAAtcctttctctctcaatctctcttgCCATGGATGAAAAGAATGAGTCTTCCGACAAGTGCGTGGATGATTTCATGCTACCGGGGTTTCGATTTCACCCGACCGATGAAGAACTCGTTGAGTTCTACCTAAAACGGAAACTTCAACATCGAACTCTTCCGATTGAGCTGATtaagcaagtggatatatacaAGTATGATCCATGGGATCTTCCAAGTAAGTAAATAAGTACTAGTATTGTATTATGTTCTTATCCATGCACCATTAAATTATTAGTACTAATGAAGAATAAGTCAATTTTTATGTCTATAGAGACTATTCTCTTCTATGTctctttgtaacaaattatTGTTGATTTGAGACAGAATTGGCCTCGACCGGGGAGAAAGAGTGGTACTTCTACTGCCCAAGGGACCGGAAATACAGAAACAGCACGCGGCCGAATCGCGTGACTGGGTCGGGTTTCTGGAAAGCCACCGGAACTGACCGGCCAATCTACTCCTCCGGTGGCCCCAGCTCCAAGTGCATCGGCCTAAAGAAATCTCTCGTCTTCTACCGAGGCAGAGCCGCTAAAGGCATCAAAACCGATTGGATGATGCACGAGTTCCGCCTCCCCTCTGACTCCACCACCCTCCCGCCAACCGTAAGtcattttctttctcaaaatcacaaagtttggtcaaattctggtACGTACCAAAATCAGTTGAAAAATCATTAAGTTTGGATTTATTCAGACGTCCACGTGTTATATATTGTTGATGCTCATTTTCAATACGAGTTGATAGCCTCGTTTAACTCACTAGTGGTGATGGCGtccaacatgtgatttttttcatTGTCATATCAAATAATTGCGAAAAAAATCCAAACTTCATatatttttgattaattttagAAAGTACGCTACGAACGAGAATTTGACCATATTACATGTTCAGGGGCAGGATTCATGGGCCATTTGCCGGATTTTCAAGAAAGCGAATTCCACAGCAAACAGGGCTGCTCTCTCCCACACATGGGCAGCCGAAACGACGTCGTCCGACGCCTTCACCTTCACTAACTTCCCCTCCGACAACGACCCCAGCTTCTCCGCCAAGACATCCACCTTAACATCTGTTAACTGCGACTACTTCAGCACCGGAAACCTCGTATTCTCCGAAGCGACGGCCAACAAAGGCACGGCCGACATGACCTCCGTGTACTTCAACCAGCCTCCGGCATTACACCACCACTTCAACGGCGGATACTCCGCGATTGAATTGAGCATCGAGGGCGAGGAGGATCACAGAAAGAATCCGAGTGTGTGGGAGAATATTAGGGCGATGGGATTCCCCTTCAGCCTGCCTCCGGCGGTGGTTAATCTGCCGTGGGAATCGCCGCCGTGTCCGAGCGAGATGTCGTCCACGACGTACTCCACCAACAAGTGTTATATATAGTTAGGTAgtctatctatctctctctatatatatgcgtGTGTGTTTTGAATGAAGGTTGTAATAGTTTCGTTTACAGCTCTGTTTTTGGCAAGGCAGAGCTTGTATAGAAACTATTTTTGCATTTGATGTGGATGTACAGTTCTCTCTCAAACATTGTGTTTGTTCAATGAAATATGATGAtgattaaaatttcatttttcataacAAACCTTACCACTTTGTTACCCAATTTTCAAATAACCTAACCGAAACATGATTATATATGCCATAACAATTAGAAGGTTAAACAACGAGTCAAGATGGCCGAGCGGTCTAAGGCGCCAGTTTCAGGTACTGGTCCGAAAGGGCGTGGGTTCAAATCCCACTCTTGacattttttctctcattttttccttcttttcctTATTCATTTATAACATCACTcaattttttacctttttttaaaatcatttttttatatttaccaGTATACTACACAATCCTcattttttcccctttcttttaTCATATTTGTTACTCCAATGTATTaaaaggaaacaaaattaattataattaaaatttataattaattactaaaGTAATAGGCAAAATTGATGTTTACTCAGCTGTTTCACATCTTTTTGCTCTTCCACTTGTGGAAATCATGTACTCCATTAACTGGTTTCATAATGCAACAGGGAAATTTTGCAGAATTAGAAGTACTCcataattaatgaaatattaaatatgaaataagtATAGATTCATCTCATATCTCATTTATTCATCTCATAATATTGATTGTGGTCAAAGCTAGTTAATTGATAGCACACTTTTAATCATTTATCATCTACCACAACATAAATGATTCATCTCATATCTCATTTCACTAATATTTACCAATACAATGGCCATACTTATATCTCGAAAAGTTAATAACAATGATCACTAAAAACATAATTTTCAAATGGATAAAAGTACTAAAACTAACAAGGAAAGAGCAAGAAGTCAGGCTCTACATGTAATTTCCTATTCACAAAACTAATTGAACCTAGCTtgttattacaccatatcaatTGCTCCCTTGTCACTTTTGACATATTCAAAACTCTAGAAACTAACTTCATATCCACTTGAGAGAAAAAATACAGAACTTGGTCCGAATCATCTTCTTCCCTATACCTTCTGATCTTCCTTAAAATGCAATTCTCACTCCTCAGCACCTCCTtcagcttcctctccttctgCATTCCGAGAAAACACGACGCGATAAGCAACGTATTTCGACATAATATACGACATAGAttaagaaggagaagaagaccTTATGAAGATCTTTCCTGATCTCCACCAGCAACTTATGCTCCTCTTGGCTGGGAAGCTCGGGCGTTTTCTTGCTCGTCCCTGCAGCCGAACAATCCTTGTCTGCACGGACGAATCGCCAGAACGTTCGTATTGACTCCTCGACGATCTCCACAAGCATGTCGCTTGTAACAATGTACTCATCCATGTCTCTTTTCTCTGCCTTCCTCTTGTCTTTCAAGTTGTCCTCTGCAATGAAGCCATGTCATATTTAGCATTGTATAGTTAAAACACGAGATTGATTAACTTCGTGTTCCCACCTCGTATGACGGGAACTTGAAGAAGGTTGCGGACAGCACACCGTGTCTTGACATAGTTCTGCACCCTCGGGCCTTGAAACAGCTCGTCCTCGGTGAATCTGTTGATCAGCACTTGGAACTGCTGGAACTCATTGGCGACCTCGTTGTACCTCCGCCTTCCACGTGGATCAGTGTCCCACAAGTCCCAGGCTTTCTCGTACTGCCAGTGCAAGAACTCCCACGAGAGGCACATCTGCCCGACGTACACTGCCTCGAGATCGCCCTGCAGCTCCTCCACAAACTTCTTCATCGGGTCGCTCCCGTGGATCTTGTGTTTCGACAGCCATAAATTTTGGGACACGAGTGATTTGAGCGTTGGCGCACGTTTCTGCTTCGATATCGATTGTAGAGGATCCTTTAGCTGCAGAAATCCTGCATTAAGCAAAGTTTGAAACTATAGTAAGAATCACAACTCACAAGATCAATGTAGTAACTTACAATATGTTCATGAAATTATCACTCCCTATACTAATAAAATCTAAATATCATAAATACAACATCGAATAAAGCATTTTTGCCATGGAAAAGGCTGCCTATTGACTGTATGAGTTTGACAGAGGAAAATTTTGGAAACTGGGAAAGAAAATTTGGTGTTTGAATTGAAGAGATTGTTAGGTCTCGTGATTCCACAACATTTATTGTTGATGAGAAATTGGAATAGTCCAACAAAAAGCATTGGTTATTACATTGacttttttcaaatttattgcCTACTACCAACTACCTATTCAAATCTCCACCTCAAAAATGGTGTGTCATCGACTCATTCTTCCTATGCCTTCAACCAAACTAAGTCTCATGCTTTATCTGTTTCTAGACATTTCAACAAACAAGATCTCGTGGGACCTCTCTTCATCCCAACACCAACAATAATCAAATCAATTCATCCATTTTCTTGCATAAACAAAGGCACATTGCTGTTTAGACATACAATCAAGACAAGAATGTAATAACAAAAAGCAAAATACTGCAAGAAAGAAGGCCGAAAACGGATAATGATCACATAAGGAAACGGAGGGAGCAACGGGAACTAACCCATGGCATACATCTTCTGGTAGTTTATGATGTCGAATTTGCGCATTCGCTCCCTATAACTCTTGTAGAACTTATGAAGCTCGCCTATGCAATCCTCTCGTTGGGACTCATCGATCCGCCATGGCTTCAAGTCGTCGTTTATTTTGGGGGACTCCGAATCCTCTAGAATGGTGGGGAGGCCGGTAGCCTTCACCTTCTTCAACTCCATCTTCAGCTGCTCAATTAGCTCTTGATGCTCCCACAGCAATTCCAGCTTGCTCGGATCCTCAGAATCCAACACCGATGAATCCTTAGACGTTAACTTCTcagaatcatcatcatcatcatcatcatcatcaccattGGTAGTAACAACATTGCCTACATTGCTatctgatggatccgcgaattattgatgttagtaaatgctggtagagaattatgacacaatgaatttacgtggttcgatttactgaggtaaatctacgtccacggggagaaatgagggcaggtttgtattgcttgatctgcgaaaatacagcttacaatacagacttgctatatgctattttatctctagagagcttaacccttttctatcagatctaagttctatttatacattgaactaggatcgtggtttgcagccccactaacaagatcgtgggtgagcaataactgctcaataactgcttcataccactaaatagatcgtgggtatagtggaggtcgtggaggcctttcgtgagtccaccaactcctagttcggtcgaatgctgagaccgaactgctggactttaccgatcagc from Salvia splendens isolate huo1 chromosome 15, SspV2, whole genome shotgun sequence encodes the following:
- the LOC121767112 gene encoding protein FEZ-like; the encoded protein is MDEKNESSDKCVDDFMLPGFRFHPTDEELVEFYLKRKLQHRTLPIELIKQVDIYKYDPWDLPKLASTGEKEWYFYCPRDRKYRNSTRPNRVTGSGFWKATGTDRPIYSSGGPSSKCIGLKKSLVFYRGRAAKGIKTDWMMHEFRLPSDSTTLPPTGQDSWAICRIFKKANSTANRAALSHTWAAETTSSDAFTFTNFPSDNDPSFSAKTSTLTSVNCDYFSTGNLVFSEATANKGTADMTSVYFNQPPALHHHFNGGYSAIELSIEGEEDHRKNPSVWENIRAMGFPFSLPPAVVNLPWESPPCPSEMSSTTYSTNKCYI